Within the Deltaproteobacteria bacterium genome, the region GGACGAGCTGTTCAAGGTTCCGGAGACGTACAAGCTGCTCAACCTGCAGATCCTGTCGGGGACGAAGGCGACGCCGATGGCGGCGCTCAAAGTTCAGCGGAACAACGAGGTGATCGAGGAGGCGGCGACGGGGAACGGGCCGATCGACGCGGCGTACAAGTGCATCGAACGGATCGTCGGCGCGAATTTCAAGCTGATCGATTTCAGCCTGAACGCGGTCACGTCGGGACAGGACGCGATCGGGGAGGCGCGGGTGCGGATCCGCTCCAACGGGACGATCTTCTCCGGTGGCGCGAGCTCGACCGACATCATCGAGGCGGCGATCAAGGCGTATCTCTCCGCGATCAACCGGTGGGTGGCCGCGGAGGCCAAGACGAAGACCGGGAAAAAGGGCGCCGCGAAAAAGGCGGTGATGCCGCCGATCCAGGTCCCCTAACGGTACTCCTCCCGGGGGGGCGAGAAGGCGTCGAGCGCCACCGCCCCTCCGGGACCCGCCTTCGCCGCGTGCGGAACCCCTCCCGGAACGAAGTACATTTCGTTTCCCGACAGCACCCGCGTCTCGCCTTCGATCGTGAACTCCATCGTCCCCGACACCATCATCCCCATCTGCTCGTTCGGATGGGAGTGCGTCGGGACGACCGCGTTCGGAGCGAGGGTGACGAGGGAGAACATCAGCTTCTCCCCCGAGACGATCTTCGCCGTCACCCCCGGCGCCAGCGTCCTGGGCGGGATCCCTTCCGGTTTCCAGAAACAGTGCATATGGGCTCCTTTCAATCGAG harbors:
- a CDS encoding cupin domain-containing protein; translated protein: MHCFWKPEGIPPRTLAPGVTAKIVSGEKLMFSLVTLAPNAVVPTHSHPNEQMGMMVSGTMEFTIEGETRVLSGNEMYFVPGGVPHAAKAGPGGAVALDAFSPPREEYR